In one window of Epinephelus fuscoguttatus linkage group LG20, E.fuscoguttatus.final_Chr_v1 DNA:
- the LOC125880616 gene encoding leucine-rich repeat-containing protein 51-like isoform X1, giving the protein MSSVIIEDIKGALVEEPRSGLRPLNTNSEGKYLSRSLRISYNNITDLTDLQNVLAHFLARPSQIGWLDLSFNRITHIDPVLCELRELRVLYLHGNGIWNLSEVDRLRELQYLHTITLHGNVIETNRKYRWRLHFHTVYTDFLPSSLTHTHILFNCEKFGCNVLSFAAIVPG; this is encoded by the exons GTGCGTTGGTGGAGGAACCTCGAAGTGGCCTGCGGCCTTTGAACACAAACTCAGAGGGGAAGTACCTGAGCCGCAGTTTGCGAATCAGTTACAACAACATCACTGACCTCACTGACCTCCAGAATGTTCTCGCCCACTTCCTGGCTCGACCATCTCAGATCGGCTGGCTGGACCTGTCCTTTAACAGAATCACTCACATAGACCCG GTTTTGTGCGAGCTGCGTGAACTACGTGTGTTGTACCTTCATGGCAACGGCATCTGGAACCTGTCAGAGGTCGACAGGCTGAGGGAGCTGCAGTATCTGCACACAATCACGCTTCATGGAAATGTCATAGAAACTAACAGAAAGTACAGGTGGAGACTTCATTTTCATACAGTTTACACAGATTTTCTCCCcagctcactcacacacacgcacatcctGTTCAACTGTGAGAAGTTTGGCTGTAACGTGCTTTCATTTGCTGCTATTGTTCCTGGGTAA
- the LOC125880616 gene encoding leucine-rich repeat-containing protein 51-like isoform X2, which produces MYGPPVDLSFKDINIITGALVEEPRSGLRPLNTNSEGKYLSRSLRISYNNITDLTDLQNVLAHFLARPSQIGWLDLSFNRITHIDPVLCELRELRVLYLHGNGIWNLSEVDRLRELQYLHTITLHGNVIETNRKYRNHVISALPQLKTMDFSVVTRGERVLANIWRHCSNQGKNTEKSLQ; this is translated from the exons ATGTACGGCCCTCCAGTGGATCTGTCATTTAAAGATATCAATATTATTACAG GTGCGTTGGTGGAGGAACCTCGAAGTGGCCTGCGGCCTTTGAACACAAACTCAGAGGGGAAGTACCTGAGCCGCAGTTTGCGAATCAGTTACAACAACATCACTGACCTCACTGACCTCCAGAATGTTCTCGCCCACTTCCTGGCTCGACCATCTCAGATCGGCTGGCTGGACCTGTCCTTTAACAGAATCACTCACATAGACCCG GTTTTGTGCGAGCTGCGTGAACTACGTGTGTTGTACCTTCATGGCAACGGCATCTGGAACCTGTCAGAGGTCGACAGGCTGAGGGAGCTGCAGTATCTGCACACAATCACGCTTCATGGAAATGTCATAGAAACTAACAGAAAGTACAG gaaTCATGTGATTTCTGCCCTGCCTCAGTTGAAGACCATGGATTTCAGTGTTGTGACACGCGGGGAGCGAGTCTTGGCAAATATTTGGCGTCACTGCAGCAACCAAGGCAAGAACACCGAGAAGAGTCTCCAGTGA